In Gossypium arboreum isolate Shixiya-1 chromosome 5, ASM2569848v2, whole genome shotgun sequence, a single genomic region encodes these proteins:
- the LOC108450205 gene encoding protein NSP-INTERACTING KINASE 2-like: MGLRKDKFVLNCVALVCLWSSAFGLLSPKGVNFEVQALMGIKAFLVDPHGALGNWDDTAVDPCIWNMITCSSDGLVTALEAPSQNLSGNLAPTIGNLTNLQLVNLQNNNISGNIPSELGKLSKLKTLDLSNNRFNGQIPGTLSHLKSLQYLRLNNNSLSGAIPSPLANMTQLTFLDLSFNNLNGPVPELPTTTFNIVGNPLSCGVGTGQDCSRTRPMQLSLSSNNSQNSKPSGRSKSHKIALAFGSTLASIFLLILGFGFLLWWRQRHNQQIFFDVSEQRREEICLGNLKRFHFKELLVATNNFSSRNLVGKGGFGYVYKGYLQDGTVVAVKRLKDGSAAGGEIQFQTEVELISLAVHRNLLRLYGFCITATERLLVYPYMSNGSVATRLKAKPALDWGTRKRIALGAARGLLYLHEQCDPKIIHRDVKAANILLDDDCEAIVGDFGLAKLLDHQESHVTTAVRGTVGHIAPEYLSTGQSSEKTDVFGFGILLLELISGLRALQVGKTANQKGAILDWVIKIHQEKKLELLVDKDLKNNYDRIEVEEMVRVALLCVQNHPSQRPKMSEVVRMLEGDGLAERWEASHRAEPNRSRANEFSSSERYSDLTDDSSLLVPAMELSGPR; the protein is encoded by the exons ATGGGGTTAAGGAAAGACAAGTTTGTTTTGAATTGTGTGGCTTTGGTCTGCTTGTGGAGTTCTGCATTTGGATTGCTTTCACCAAAAGGTGTTAACTTTGAAG TGCAAGCTTTAATGGGCATAAAAGCTTTCCTGGTTGATCCACATGGAGCTCTTGGCAATTGGGATGACACTGCCGTTGATCCTTGCATTTGGAACATGATCACTTGTTCTAGTGATGGTCTAGTCACTGCCCT aGAAGCCCCAAGCCAGAATCTGTCTGGTAATCTTGCCCCTACCATTGGGAACTTGACAAATCTCCAGCTTGT GAACCTTCAGAATAACAATATATCAGGGAATATACCATCGGAATTAGGGAAGCTTTCAAAGCTTAAAACACTTGATCTTTCTAACAACCGTTTCAATGGTCAAATTCCCGGCACTCTATCTCACCTAAAAAGCCTGCAATACCT GAGGCTGAATAACAACAGTCTGTCAGGAGCAATCCCTTCCCCTTTGGCAAACATGACACAGCTCACTTTCCT GGACTTGTCTTTCAATAATTTGAATGGTCCAGTTCCGGAATTGCCTACAACAACATTCAA CATTGTGGGAAACCCATTGAGTTGTGGTGTGGGGACTGGACAAGACTGTTCCAGAACAAGACCAATGCAATTGTCTCTTTCCTCAAATAATTCACAAA ACTCAAAACCTTCGGGAAGATCCAAGAGCCATAAAATTGCTTTAGCCTTTGGCTCAACTCTTGCCTCCATTTTCCTACTTATTCTTGGCTTTGGTTTCCTTCTGTGGTGGAGACAAAGGCACAACCAGCAAATCTTCTTCGACGTTAGTG AACAACGTAGGGAAGAAATTTGTCTTGGAAACTTGAAGAGGTTCCATTTCAAGGAACTTCTGGTggcgactaacaatttcagcagcAGGAACTTAGTAGGGAAAGGAGGATTTGGATATGTATATAAAGGGTATTTGCAGGATGGAACAGTCGTGGCTGTGAAGAGGCTTAAAGATGGAAGTGCAGCTGGAGGTGAAATCCAGTTTCAAACTGAAGTTGAACTCATAAGCTTAGCAGTTCACCGCAACCTCCTTCGTCTCTATGGGTTTTGCATCACTGCAACGGAGAGGCTTCTGGTTTATCCTTACATGTCTAATGGAAGCGTTGCCACTCGGCTCAAAG CCAAACCAGCACTGGATTGGGGAACGAGGAAAAGAATTGCATTAGGAGCAGCAAGGGGGTTACTGTATTTGCACGAGCAGTGTGACCCCAAGATAATTCATCGGGATGTTAAGGCCGCAAATATACTTCTGGATGATGATTGTGAGGCCATTGTTGGTGACTTTGGGTTGGCTAAGTTGTTGGATCATCAGGAGTCACATGTGACAACAGCAGTGAGAGGCACCGTGGGACATATAGCCCCTGAATATCTATCAACCGGTCAATCCTCTGAGAAGACAGATGTTTTTGGGTTCGGTATCCTTTTACTTGAGCTCATTTCTGGACTCAGGGCTCTCCAAGTCGGGAAAACAGCTAACCAGAAAGGAGCCATTCTTGACTGG GTAATAAAAATTCATCAAGAAAAGAAACTAGAGTTGCTAGTTGACAAGGATCTGAAAAATAACTACGATAGGATTGAGGTTGAAGAAATGGTTCGAGTGGCTCTTTTGTGCGTTCAGAACCATCCAAGTCAAAGACCCAAGATGTCAGAAGTGGTACGGATGCTAGAAGGTGATGGGCTAGCCGAGAGGTGGGAAGCGTCACATAGAGCTGAACCAAACAGGTCCAGAGCCAATGAGTTCTCTTCTTCAGAAAGATACTCTGACCTAACCGATGACTCTTCCTTGTTGGTCCCTGCAATGGAGCTCTCTGGACCAAGATAA